TTCATTCAATGCTTCTTGCTATTGATGTAGGAAACACCAATACCGTCCTCGGACTTTTCAAGGACCGGGAAATTGTCGCCCACTGGCGGATCCAGACCAATCCTGCCCAGATGGCCGATGAGCTTGCCGCTTCACTGAAAGGGCTTTTCAGCATCGATGGCTTAAGCTTCAGTGAGATCACCGGAGTGATCATTGCCAGCGTCGTACCGCAAAGCCAGTCGGCCTGGCAGGAGATGTCGGTGAAGCATTTCTCCATCAAACCGATGCGGGTGTCCCAGTTACCCGATACCGGGTTAAAGATCCTGATGGACAACCCTTCCGAGGTCGGCGCTGACCGTATCGTCAATTCCCTTGCCGGATATGATCGCTACAAAACATCACTGATCATCGTTGATCTCGGCACCGCCATCACCTTTGACTGCGTATCGGGGAAAGGTGAATACCTCGGCGGAGCCATAACTCCGGGGCTTTCCATCTCGCTGGAGGCCCTCGGCATGCGGACCGCCAAACTGCCACGGGTTGATATCTCAATCCCACCGGTTACTGCGATCGGCAAAAACACAATCGACGCCATAAAATCAGGAATCCTGTTCGGTTATGGGGGAATGATCGAGGAGCTTGTGAAAAAGATACGAGAGGAAATGCTGCCGGATGTGCCAAAGGTAATCGCCACCGGCGGAATGGCCGGTC
The Pseudomonadota bacterium DNA segment above includes these coding regions:
- a CDS encoding type III pantothenate kinase; its protein translation is MLLAIDVGNTNTVLGLFKDREIVAHWRIQTNPAQMADELAASLKGLFSIDGLSFSEITGVIIASVVPQSQSAWQEMSVKHFSIKPMRVSQLPDTGLKILMDNPSEVGADRIVNSLAGYDRYKTSLIIVDLGTAITFDCVSGKGEYLGGAITPGLSISLEALGMRTAKLPRVDISIPPVTAIGKNTIDAIKSGILFGYGGMIEELVKKIREEMLPDVPKVIATGGMAGLIAPFAPSIEAVLPMLTLDGLRLLYERNIS